From Limibacter armeniacum, one genomic window encodes:
- a CDS encoding VPS10 domain-containing protein — MKKFAFLALSLLFCVETNAQLNKEYFTKLQAEQVATTDLIDWRQVGPGMAGYCEEFWCHPTDKNVIMMSPDMYNTYGSWDAGKTWHTVKDVNGDGLDLARVRKFTFSYQHPSFGMAICGNGKLYSTIDTGRSWKEIKKFKGKFAELAVDPSDDKVWFAAPGDFWNVKKNHRHQNGQTSNVENDGIYRSMDGGRTWEKLTIGNYTDLDIGRIVVDPTDGKVVVAITNQGVFRSTNRGKSWKPSSDGLPVNRPRDLDYYFDKNTKEFILYMVEQTAFESDGKTVKVKGGVFKSTDHGKSWQSMTGNLAVDFNQISSRVLKDKYWKSLAFWFQEDVKTIQAKYPELPNEVFSIFHRIQVNPNNKDEVYLSQNNKHDKAFLPGGAWKTADGGKTWIAAARAGKYWIEGKDNAYWQSRNNPIGANTTFAHLQPEINVTEEMWGNRFLEIGADGRVYICLDQQVMASDNHGKSWEQIDDNETEKGSNHWVGRGGSNLPGRFMLLETGIKDRYLLSSGEHGLWQTAPLGNYPDKKAVAVKQLEGQNNHGGAHSISTVAVHPKNPDIIYFLSWRQEHRGKLRRSTDGGKTWENIATIFEAANSPWMGLAAQNSLLIDPVNPDNMYFCATRKMISEVAGPNAQKHTKGDYGFYRSMDGGYTWELSNNGLHKNASIRRIAMHPDHSEMLYAAVNDKNGGLFVTKDKGSHWEEVKIPSEIDFVNNVFIDRNTKDILIACGNEQATDQGGGVWRSRNNGKSWEKIFDMPYIWQVETSPINPKIITVSAALPIRAKSPEAKLNAGAYLSMDGGKTWHKVNKNLGQQDRITDFKPDPYREDVFWMAQKGSGWTVGYFKGTSDGWAEQ, encoded by the coding sequence ATGAAGAAATTTGCTTTTTTGGCATTGTCACTGCTTTTCTGTGTGGAGACAAATGCACAGCTGAATAAAGAATATTTCACCAAACTGCAAGCTGAGCAGGTTGCAACAACAGACTTGATTGACTGGAGACAAGTAGGTCCAGGCATGGCAGGTTACTGTGAAGAGTTTTGGTGCCACCCGACAGACAAGAATGTTATCATGATGTCTCCGGATATGTACAACACTTATGGCTCATGGGATGCTGGCAAAACATGGCATACCGTCAAGGATGTCAACGGGGACGGGCTTGATTTGGCTAGGGTACGGAAGTTCACTTTTTCGTATCAGCACCCGTCATTTGGAATGGCAATATGCGGTAACGGAAAGCTGTACAGTACCATTGACACAGGTAGAAGTTGGAAAGAGATCAAAAAATTCAAAGGCAAGTTTGCAGAGCTTGCCGTAGATCCATCTGACGATAAGGTTTGGTTTGCAGCTCCCGGTGATTTTTGGAATGTGAAGAAGAATCACCGCCACCAAAACGGACAGACCAGCAATGTGGAAAATGATGGTATCTACAGAAGTATGGATGGTGGAAGAACCTGGGAAAAATTGACCATAGGTAATTATACTGATTTGGACATAGGGCGCATTGTGGTAGACCCTACCGATGGGAAAGTGGTAGTGGCGATTACCAACCAAGGCGTTTTCAGAAGCACCAACCGTGGCAAGTCATGGAAGCCTAGCAGTGATGGACTTCCTGTCAACCGCCCCCGTGATCTGGACTATTATTTCGATAAAAACACAAAGGAGTTTATCCTTTATATGGTGGAGCAAACAGCTTTTGAAAGCGATGGCAAAACGGTCAAGGTAAAAGGAGGGGTTTTCAAAAGTACAGACCACGGCAAAAGCTGGCAAAGCATGACGGGTAATCTGGCGGTGGATTTCAATCAGATCAGTAGCCGAGTATTGAAAGACAAGTACTGGAAGTCATTGGCTTTTTGGTTTCAGGAAGATGTAAAAACCATTCAAGCTAAATACCCTGAGTTGCCAAACGAGGTATTCTCTATTTTTCATCGCATTCAGGTAAATCCAAATAATAAGGACGAGGTTTACCTTTCTCAAAACAACAAGCATGATAAAGCCTTCCTGCCGGGTGGCGCATGGAAAACGGCAGATGGTGGCAAGACTTGGATTGCTGCGGCAAGAGCAGGTAAATATTGGATCGAAGGAAAAGACAATGCATACTGGCAATCCAGAAATAACCCAATAGGCGCCAATACCACTTTTGCTCACCTACAACCGGAAATCAATGTGACAGAGGAAATGTGGGGCAACCGTTTTCTTGAAATTGGTGCAGACGGTCGTGTGTACATCTGCTTGGATCAGCAGGTGATGGCATCAGACAATCATGGCAAAAGCTGGGAACAGATCGATGACAACGAGACAGAGAAAGGAAGCAACCATTGGGTAGGTCGTGGAGGCAGTAACCTTCCTGGCAGGTTTATGTTGCTGGAAACGGGTATCAAGGACCGTTATCTGCTAAGCAGTGGAGAGCATGGACTATGGCAAACGGCTCCGCTTGGCAACTATCCTGACAAGAAAGCAGTAGCAGTAAAACAACTGGAAGGACAGAACAATCATGGTGGAGCGCATTCGATTTCTACTGTGGCAGTACATCCCAAAAATCCTGATATCATCTATTTTCTGTCTTGGAGACAAGAGCACAGAGGTAAACTGAGAAGATCCACTGACGGAGGTAAAACATGGGAAAATATCGCCACCATCTTTGAGGCAGCAAATAGCCCGTGGATGGGACTGGCGGCACAAAACTCCCTGCTGATTGATCCTGTCAATCCTGACAATATGTATTTCTGTGCTACCCGTAAAATGATCTCAGAAGTAGCAGGTCCAAATGCACAAAAACACACTAAAGGTGACTATGGTTTCTATCGTTCAATGGATGGCGGTTACACTTGGGAGTTAAGCAACAATGGGCTGCATAAGAATGCGAGTATCCGTAGGATTGCCATGCATCCTGACCATTCTGAAATGCTGTATGCAGCGGTCAATGACAAGAATGGTGGATTGTTTGTGACCAAGGATAAAGGAAGTCATTGGGAGGAAGTCAAGATTCCTTCAGAAATCGACTTTGTCAACAATGTGTTTATCGACCGCAACACAAAGGATATCCTGATCGCATGCGGCAATGAGCAGGCAACCGACCAAGGTGGAGGTGTTTGGAGAAGCCGCAATAATGGCAAGTCATGGGAGAAAATCTTTGACATGCCTTATATCTGGCAAGTGGAAACCTCTCCAATCAATCCGAAAATTATCACGGTTAGTGCAGCATTGCCAATCAGAGCCAAATCACCTGAAGCTAAGTTGAATGCAGGGGCTTACCTGTCAATGGATGGCGGCAAAACTTGGCACAAGGTCAATAAGAATTTGGGTCAGCAAGATAGGATTACGGACTTCAAGCCTGATCCTTACCGTGAAGATGTATTCTGGATGGCACAAAAAGGAAGTGGCTGGACAGTCGGGTATTTCAAAGGAACATCAGACGGATGGGCGGAGCAGTAA
- a CDS encoding sulfatase-like hydrolase/transferase: MKKLSILSLIMASFLMLCHKGIAQQQPNVLWLLTDDQRYDTIGAFNKMLHGRDSSALGYVESPNVDRLASMGTTFINTYCQAAGCAPSRTSMHMGRYPFRSGVYEFEYYNNNAEHSQPTLPEHMADLGYQTLHIGKLGMRIKTVENGKAKPYDIYQTDIDFKQLRLDGLTDWGKDWFHEFDGEKLDKPLKNVEFFVTPDGKFEYKSKELEQLKPEYAGSAKSIYEKYDLLAHYNKKKGPQSPFNTGILSGVSAQPAGKTRDGYYASIFTDYVNNEEKQITIGSRTFDGIDRSKPLFCHIGFDFPHTPVLPPADFRARFRKHTYKVPEFDRKELNKMPAQLKKAVLVSESDNFTDAEKQAMVQDYFAFCAYGDQLIGQTVDAFIEYSEKNKQEWMIVYVCGDHGWKLNDHGAVSKFTPWDIDNHNPIIVVSSDKKAFPAGKVVKDFTEFVDIAPTILSAAGAKLNDQKFDYLDGFDMAKVAAKEVPVRDYVVGESHAVTGPRAYIRTKDFMFSMQTRPDRKRGQNMEWALHASYEELDPGLYYTSKDPGEVNNLAFNKKYEHIAMAMKEKLMNIVLGDGRVEVEWGKKADGTEIFRSNFAEGAHDYKLRLNK; the protein is encoded by the coding sequence ATGAAAAAACTTTCGATACTGTCATTGATCATGGCTTCGTTCCTGATGCTTTGCCATAAAGGGATAGCCCAACAGCAGCCGAATGTGCTTTGGCTCCTGACAGATGATCAACGCTATGATACAATTGGTGCTTTCAACAAGATGCTACATGGTCGGGACTCAAGTGCGCTTGGTTACGTGGAATCTCCTAACGTGGACAGACTTGCGAGCATGGGGACCACTTTTATCAATACCTATTGTCAGGCAGCAGGTTGTGCACCTTCCCGTACTTCCATGCATATGGGACGTTATCCTTTCCGCTCGGGTGTGTATGAGTTTGAGTACTACAACAACAATGCGGAACACAGCCAGCCTACCTTGCCTGAACATATGGCGGACTTGGGATACCAGACTTTGCATATTGGTAAGCTTGGTATGAGAATCAAGACCGTGGAGAATGGAAAAGCCAAGCCTTACGACATTTACCAAACGGATATTGATTTCAAGCAATTAAGATTGGATGGCTTGACAGACTGGGGCAAGGACTGGTTCCATGAATTTGATGGTGAAAAACTGGACAAGCCATTAAAAAACGTGGAATTCTTTGTGACGCCTGACGGTAAGTTTGAGTACAAGTCCAAAGAATTGGAACAACTGAAACCTGAGTATGCAGGTTCGGCAAAAAGTATTTATGAAAAATATGATTTGTTGGCGCATTATAACAAGAAGAAGGGACCACAATCTCCGTTCAACACAGGAATCTTGTCAGGTGTAAGCGCTCAGCCTGCAGGCAAGACAAGGGACGGTTACTATGCTTCTATCTTTACAGATTATGTAAATAACGAGGAAAAGCAAATTACCATTGGCAGCCGTACATTTGATGGAATTGACAGGTCTAAGCCACTTTTCTGTCACATTGGTTTTGATTTTCCTCATACGCCAGTGCTTCCTCCCGCAGATTTCAGAGCGCGTTTCAGAAAGCATACTTACAAAGTGCCTGAGTTTGATAGAAAGGAGTTAAACAAGATGCCAGCTCAACTTAAAAAGGCAGTATTGGTATCGGAATCCGACAATTTTACAGATGCTGAGAAACAGGCAATGGTACAGGACTATTTCGCTTTCTGTGCTTATGGCGATCAGCTGATTGGTCAGACGGTAGATGCCTTTATCGAATACAGCGAGAAGAACAAGCAAGAGTGGATGATTGTCTATGTATGTGGTGATCATGGCTGGAAACTGAATGATCATGGTGCAGTATCTAAATTCACTCCTTGGGATATTGACAACCACAACCCGATCATTGTGGTGTCTTCAGACAAGAAAGCATTTCCGGCAGGAAAGGTGGTAAAGGATTTTACAGAGTTTGTGGATATAGCGCCTACGATTCTGTCAGCTGCAGGAGCCAAACTGAATGATCAGAAATTTGATTACCTGGATGGGTTTGACATGGCAAAGGTTGCCGCTAAAGAAGTACCTGTAAGGGATTATGTAGTGGGGGAAAGCCATGCGGTAACAGGACCTCGTGCCTATATCAGAACCAAGGATTTTATGTTCTCCATGCAAACACGTCCGGACAGGAAAAGAGGGCAAAATATGGAGTGGGCATTGCATGCTTCTTACGAGGAACTGGATCCGGGCTTGTATTACACATCCAAGGATCCGGGGGAGGTGAATAACTTGGCTTTCAATAAAAAGTATGAGCATATCGCCATGGCAATGAAAGAGAAACTGATGAATATTGTACTGGGCGATGGTCGTGTAGAAGTGGAGTGGGGCAAGAAGGCTGACGGTACTGAAATCTTCCGAAGCAACTTTGCAGAAGGTGCACACGATTATAAACTAAGGCTAAACAAATAG
- a CDS encoding RagB/SusD family nutrient uptake outer membrane protein has product MKKLIYKLSLGLALLLPMSACTDTDFLEEANPNELSTDNFWKSIPDLEMGMVSVYNTFKDRSILSTVEENHRSDLTYPGWGRPNTKDIYYLQTFNSASGAPNNKWQALYKGIFRANQVIEAYERLAPTLTSETEQESANLILAQARFFRGLFHFYLHSSFNKGSIIIFDFVPKEEKDFYQKLQSEDKVREFFLADLQFAYENLPAKWDDKDLGRVTAGAAAAVIGKSYLYQKDYANASVYFKDVIDNYGYALTDNIGDNFSSQTEFNSESILEIAHSLNYKSEENPGAEEQVSTNLAFLLSPVGGYRSVLPSLWLIDAYRHEEMDENDPRNYFQDEDGNDILKPYSLRASYSLAFIDDSLSYYQAPPYHRAKFNNKETAYYRKYTNWETGTTELDINPTQRSGINIRVIRLADIYLMYAEILIEGGTNEAGVAEALMYINKVRHRSALKMIGLSSGGEFSGQYDEQVYSAEQVMDHLMYVERPLELSLEGHAIRHLDMRRWGITKERFQTLSLEIYHGVDFPFIDEDGKKVTRWSSVLERGEHPVNSAQDLFDYREAAINFIPDVHGYWPLPNSEAISNPNIN; this is encoded by the coding sequence ATGAAAAAATTGATCTATAAACTCTCATTAGGGTTGGCATTGTTGCTTCCAATGTCAGCATGTACAGATACAGACTTTTTAGAGGAGGCTAACCCTAACGAATTGTCAACAGACAACTTCTGGAAAAGTATACCCGACTTGGAGATGGGAATGGTTTCTGTCTACAATACATTTAAGGATAGAAGTATTTTATCGACCGTTGAAGAGAATCACAGGTCAGATCTGACTTATCCAGGTTGGGGACGTCCCAATACAAAGGATATCTATTACCTGCAGACCTTTAATTCAGCGTCTGGTGCTCCTAATAATAAATGGCAAGCGCTTTACAAGGGCATTTTCAGAGCTAACCAGGTAATTGAGGCATATGAGCGGCTGGCGCCTACCCTCACTTCTGAAACGGAGCAGGAAAGTGCAAACCTGATTCTGGCACAAGCCCGATTCTTTAGAGGATTGTTCCACTTCTACCTGCATTCTTCTTTTAACAAGGGAAGCATCATCATCTTTGATTTTGTCCCTAAAGAGGAGAAAGATTTCTACCAGAAGCTTCAGTCTGAGGATAAGGTAAGGGAATTCTTCTTGGCAGACTTGCAGTTTGCCTATGAAAACCTTCCGGCAAAATGGGATGACAAAGATTTGGGAAGAGTGACTGCCGGTGCTGCAGCTGCCGTGATTGGTAAAAGTTATTTGTACCAAAAGGACTATGCGAATGCAAGTGTTTACTTCAAGGATGTAATCGACAACTATGGTTATGCACTGACAGATAATATTGGGGATAACTTCAGTTCTCAGACAGAGTTCAACAGTGAATCCATTCTAGAGATTGCACACTCGCTTAACTATAAGTCGGAAGAAAACCCAGGTGCTGAAGAGCAAGTGTCGACTAACTTAGCATTCTTACTGAGTCCGGTAGGAGGTTACAGAAGTGTACTGCCAAGCTTGTGGCTGATTGACGCTTACAGGCATGAGGAAATGGATGAGAATGATCCAAGAAACTATTTCCAGGATGAGGATGGTAACGATATATTGAAGCCATATTCGCTGAGGGCTTCTTATTCATTGGCTTTCATTGATGACTCACTGAGTTACTATCAGGCTCCTCCCTACCACAGAGCGAAGTTCAACAACAAAGAAACGGCTTATTACAGGAAATATACCAACTGGGAAACGGGTACCACTGAGTTGGATATCAACCCTACCCAACGTTCGGGCATCAATATCAGGGTGATACGTCTGGCGGATATCTACCTGATGTATGCAGAAATCCTGATTGAAGGCGGTACCAATGAGGCAGGTGTAGCTGAAGCTTTGATGTACATCAACAAGGTAAGACACAGGTCTGCACTTAAAATGATTGGTTTGTCTTCCGGTGGTGAGTTCTCAGGTCAATATGACGAACAGGTGTACTCCGCTGAACAGGTAATGGATCACCTGATGTACGTGGAAAGACCGCTAGAACTCTCACTTGAAGGACATGCTATCCGTCACCTTGACATGAGAAGATGGGGCATTACCAAAGAGCGTTTCCAGACACTTTCACTTGAAATATACCATGGAGTAGACTTCCCATTCATTGATGAGGATGGTAAAAAGGTAACGCGTTGGAGTTCCGTACTTGAACGTGGAGAACACCCAGTCAATAGCGCGCAGGATCTTTTTGACTACAGAGAGGCTGCCATCAACTTTATTCCTGATGTACATGGTTATTGGCCACTGCCAAACAGTGAGGCAATCTCAAACCCAAACATCAACTAA